From Arcticibacter tournemirensis, one genomic window encodes:
- a CDS encoding helix-turn-helix domain-containing protein — MDYVIGDAIRRKIEEKGMTFVAFADKFGITDRNLQYFFKRNDISLQQITRASEILDYDFVKEYLAALKEDGKGRWIAEEPAPEYASKQKGITTSFTIVGNQDDYYKNFPDLLRTLISEASKLGFSIA, encoded by the coding sequence ATGGATTATGTAATTGGGGACGCAATTAGAAGAAAGATTGAAGAAAAGGGGATGACCTTTGTTGCTTTTGCTGATAAGTTCGGTATTACCGACCGGAATTTGCAGTACTTTTTCAAGCGTAACGACATCTCGCTTCAGCAAATAACACGCGCATCGGAAATACTTGACTACGATTTTGTTAAGGAATATTTAGCTGCGCTAAAGGAAGACGGAAAAGGCAGGTGGATAGCAGAAGAACCAGCTCCGGAATACGCAAGCAAACAGAAGGGGATCACCACATCATTTACCATAGTCGGCAATCAGGATGATTATTACAAAAATTTTCCAGATCTCCTGAGAACTCTCATTTCTGAAGCATCTAAACTAGGATTTTCAATAGCATAA
- a CDS encoding DNA adenine methylase, with amino-acid sequence MTTDIITRASESRKKQIAFSYLGGKYYHLDWLLPLLECVNAYSFVDLFAGSFAVTLNIRPHRIMTANDINGEVVNFFMVLRDQPDELVHLLQLTPYSREEYKNARIDLSLPDIERARRFFVRAMQSKFSMGAQNHNKGWATITRDSRANLSEYISKNLNKVKNLKMLVQSLKLIQIENRDFRNVIKNYASPNTLIYADPPYPHESRTNDKDYAFEMSNEDHCELSAELHNTDAFVAVSGYDCELMNSLYGDWFLHKAPVSKRNISKSDRQECLWTNYNPKTVNRLTLF; translated from the coding sequence ATGACTACTGACATAATAACTAGAGCTTCAGAATCGCGGAAAAAGCAGATTGCTTTCAGCTATTTAGGGGGAAAATACTATCACCTTGATTGGCTGCTTCCTTTGCTGGAATGCGTGAACGCTTACTCATTTGTGGATCTATTCGCTGGTAGTTTTGCGGTTACATTGAATATACGGCCGCATCGTATTATGACCGCCAATGATATCAATGGGGAGGTAGTGAACTTCTTCATGGTTCTGAGGGATCAACCGGATGAACTGGTACATCTTTTACAGTTAACACCATACTCCCGAGAGGAATATAAAAATGCAAGAATCGATCTATCATTGCCGGACATAGAGCGGGCACGTCGGTTTTTTGTTCGCGCTATGCAAAGCAAGTTTTCTATGGGCGCTCAAAACCATAACAAAGGATGGGCGACTATTACCAGAGATTCACGGGCGAATCTTTCTGAGTATATAAGTAAAAACCTCAATAAGGTAAAAAACCTAAAGATGCTGGTGCAATCGCTTAAGCTCATCCAGATTGAGAACCGCGATTTCAGGAACGTAATAAAAAACTACGCATCGCCGAACACTCTGATCTATGCTGATCCTCCTTACCCGCATGAGAGCAGGACGAACGATAAAGACTACGCTTTTGAAATGAGTAATGAGGATCATTGCGAGCTATCCGCTGAGTTACATAATACCGACGCTTTTGTCGCGGTGAGCGGTTATGATTGCGAGCTGATGAATTCGCTTTACGGAGATTGGTTTTTACATAAAGCTCCAGTATCAAAACGGAATATCAGTAAATCGGACAGGCAGGAATGCCTCTGGACAAACTACAATCCCAAAACAGTGAACCGCTTAACACTTTTCTAA
- a CDS encoding DNA cytosine methyltransferase, with amino-acid sequence MGRAEGWGGSGMINAQYFLHAEGGGFRPQIVAKPEEIEFLIIDLFCGAGGTTTGFDMAKLKGHKCALVIACVNHDAKAIRSHWENHPEVVHFEEDIRTLDLSPLSALLIKYRIIYPNAKVILWGSLECTNFSKAKGGQPRDADSRTLAEHLPRYIIALNPDYVQIENVVEFMSWGPLDENGKPLSKRSGADWMKWRGWINSLGYYDEWREMNSADYGAYTSRNRLFGCFAKHGLPIVWPEPTHAKKPVKESLFGDGLKKWKAVKDVLDFEDEGESIFTRKKPLSDKTLERIYAGLIKYVAGGKDQFLQQIYACSSNSANNYELNRPARTITTRDATALVSTSFIAKYYSGKPEGKVIPVTGPAGSITCVDGQSIVQPKFMVQRNSGEPESKVVSVDGPARTLTATGGNQEIVQTKFIMNYHHSSDVNSIENPSPTLVTRDKLAIVNPAFITKYYGKGNNISSVDDPSGTITTKDRLTKVQAVWLDKTYTGKNNHQSIEQPAGVVTVNDHHQLVQTYYMLQYNGGLPEANVFGIDRPMRTITAGHGAKHNVVKVEPFIMDTNYSNVGSSISEPKRSLLASRRHSYIINPSHGGCNTSTDQPSPVIVARQDKAPLYLAQCEEGEVIFINCPGFLTSEDIEYLYAIEALLEGTEVMLPEKSVRIKIIDFMIMYGIADIKMRMLKVAELKLIQGFPAHYKLHGNQSDQKKFIGNSVVPHVVTAWCETMSGRIREIRRAA; translated from the coding sequence TTGGGACGAGCAGAAGGTTGGGGAGGTAGCGGCATGATAAACGCGCAATATTTCCTGCACGCTGAAGGGGGCGGTTTCAGACCGCAGATAGTAGCTAAGCCTGAAGAAATTGAATTCCTCATAATTGACTTGTTTTGCGGCGCCGGGGGAACGACTACAGGCTTTGACATGGCGAAGCTTAAAGGTCACAAATGTGCGCTTGTTATTGCTTGCGTAAATCACGATGCTAAAGCTATCCGTTCACACTGGGAGAATCATCCGGAGGTCGTGCATTTTGAGGAGGATATCAGGACGCTTGATTTATCGCCACTTTCGGCGCTTCTCATTAAATACAGGATTATATACCCGAATGCAAAGGTTATACTGTGGGGATCACTCGAATGCACCAACTTTAGTAAAGCTAAAGGCGGACAGCCGAGGGATGCAGATAGCCGCACACTTGCCGAGCATCTTCCGAGATACATAATTGCGCTGAACCCAGATTATGTGCAAATAGAGAACGTAGTTGAATTTATGAGCTGGGGGCCGCTTGACGAAAACGGTAAGCCGTTAAGCAAGCGATCCGGAGCTGACTGGATGAAATGGAGAGGATGGATCAACAGCCTGGGATATTACGACGAGTGGAGGGAAATGAACAGCGCTGATTACGGTGCTTACACTTCCCGTAACCGCCTCTTTGGCTGCTTCGCGAAACATGGCCTCCCTATCGTCTGGCCTGAACCAACGCACGCAAAGAAACCGGTTAAAGAGAGCTTGTTCGGTGACGGATTGAAAAAATGGAAAGCTGTTAAGGATGTACTGGACTTCGAGGATGAAGGGGAAAGCATTTTTACGAGAAAGAAGCCGTTATCTGACAAAACGCTCGAAAGGATATATGCGGGATTAATAAAGTACGTTGCCGGGGGGAAGGATCAGTTTTTACAGCAGATCTACGCATGCAGCAGTAACAGTGCAAATAATTACGAATTGAACCGTCCGGCGAGGACTATTACGACGCGCGATGCGACTGCTCTTGTATCAACGTCTTTTATCGCTAAGTACTACAGCGGAAAGCCTGAAGGTAAAGTTATCCCCGTTACTGGCCCGGCAGGATCTATTACATGCGTAGATGGACAGTCGATTGTTCAACCGAAGTTTATGGTACAAAGAAACTCAGGAGAACCCGAAAGCAAAGTTGTTTCGGTAGATGGTCCAGCAAGAACATTGACCGCAACAGGCGGGAATCAGGAAATTGTTCAAACTAAATTTATAATGAATTACCATCATTCAAGCGATGTTAATTCAATCGAAAATCCTTCTCCCACGTTAGTTACAAGAGATAAACTTGCAATTGTTAATCCTGCTTTTATAACAAAATACTACGGAAAAGGGAACAATATCAGCTCCGTAGACGATCCATCAGGAACTATCACGACAAAAGACCGGCTTACTAAAGTTCAGGCGGTATGGCTTGACAAAACCTACACAGGCAAAAACAATCATCAATCCATTGAGCAGCCTGCAGGGGTTGTAACAGTTAACGATCACCATCAGTTAGTACAAACATATTATATGCTTCAATACAACGGCGGACTGCCTGAAGCAAATGTCTTCGGCATAGACAGGCCAATGAGGACTATAACAGCAGGTCACGGAGCAAAACATAACGTCGTAAAGGTTGAGCCGTTTATAATGGACACGAACTACAGCAACGTAGGCAGTTCTATCAGCGAGCCGAAACGATCGTTGCTTGCAAGCCGCCGTCATTCATATATTATAAATCCTTCTCACGGGGGCTGTAATACATCAACTGATCAACCTTCACCGGTAATCGTTGCAAGGCAGGATAAAGCGCCGCTTTATTTAGCGCAGTGCGAAGAGGGCGAAGTAATATTCATTAATTGCCCCGGATTTCTTACATCCGAAGATATTGAATACCTGTATGCGATAGAGGCACTGCTTGAGGGAACTGAGGTAATGCTACCCGAAAAGTCCGTGCGGATTAAGATTATAGACTTCATGATCATGTATGGCATCGCAGATATAAAAATGCGAATGCTGAAGGTTGCTGAGTTGAAATTAATTCAAGGCTTTCCTGCTCATTACAAGCTTCACGGCAATCAGTCAGACCAAAAGAAATTTATCGGCAATTCCGTTGTTCCGCACGTCGTAACCGCATGGTGCGAAACGATGAGCGGACGAATCAGAGAAATAAGGAGGGCAGCATGA
- a CDS encoding type II toxin-antitoxin system HigB family toxin, whose amino-acid sequence MNIIVRRAILYYADKYPSAKNALLVWYNEFLKQNFDSFNELKAVYGNASIVGSNRVIFNIKGNDNRLIVSVNFNQHAAYVIWFGTHREYDRINVETVSFDTKILTYKA is encoded by the coding sequence ATGAATATCATCGTACGACGGGCGATATTATATTATGCAGACAAGTATCCATCAGCAAAGAATGCATTATTAGTTTGGTATAATGAGTTCCTGAAGCAGAATTTCGATAGCTTCAACGAATTGAAAGCGGTGTACGGCAATGCGAGTATAGTTGGCAGCAACCGGGTTATATTCAATATTAAAGGAAACGATAATCGGCTAATAGTATCGGTTAATTTCAATCAGCACGCCGCCTATGTGATTTGGTTCGGTACGCACAGGGAATATGATCGAATAAATGTAGAAACTGTGTCTTTTGATACGAAAATATTGACATACAAAGCATAG
- a CDS encoding helix-turn-helix domain-containing protein, whose protein sequence is MNWKVLNTEEQYQIAVRRTMEIFHAEEGSPESDELALLLVLIKDYEDRHIHIPTINPIDAIKLKMEERGMKAKDLEPIIGSKGHVSSVLSGRRELTLTTARKLREYFNLPAELFMQI, encoded by the coding sequence ATGAACTGGAAAGTATTAAATACAGAAGAACAATACCAAATAGCAGTTAGACGGACAATGGAAATCTTTCATGCTGAAGAAGGTTCACCTGAATCTGATGAATTAGCTTTACTCTTAGTTCTGATTAAAGATTATGAAGATCGGCATATACACATACCAACTATCAATCCTATTGACGCTATAAAGCTGAAGATGGAGGAACGAGGTATGAAGGCCAAAGATCTGGAACCGATCATAGGAAGTAAAGGGCATGTATCGTCCGTTCTGTCAGGCCGAAGGGAGCTCACTTTAACTACGGCGAGAAAACTGCGGGAGTACTTTAATCTACCGGCAGAGTTATTTATGCAGATCTAG
- a CDS encoding DUF4406 domain-containing protein → MDKPILYIAGKVSGLPDLNKPKFEAATRELRARGFYVKNPHEVCHGRKPDDWIGCMRECIKVLMDCDVVILLDDYKDSIGATLEFTIASALQIRCVLYEAFINELNSKIEK, encoded by the coding sequence ATGGACAAACCGATTCTTTACATCGCCGGAAAAGTATCAGGTCTCCCCGACCTGAATAAGCCGAAGTTTGAGGCGGCGACCAGGGAGCTTCGCGCACGTGGCTTTTACGTGAAGAACCCGCATGAGGTCTGCCACGGGCGGAAGCCGGACGACTGGATCGGCTGCATGCGCGAATGCATCAAAGTGCTTATGGATTGCGATGTCGTTATTCTGCTCGACGACTACAAAGACAGCATCGGCGCGACGCTCGAATTTACGATCGCAAGCGCTTTGCAAATTCGCTGCGTGCTTTACGAGGCTTTCATAAATGAACTTAACTCTAAAATCGAAAAGTAA
- a CDS encoding DUF6712 family protein encodes MALIDNDIELKKHNSSITKQLSVPSIQSFLADAETKYIIPAVGRAQFNATVAAKPTIVVGSNAETLLLALQKASVNFAIAEYANFGAVSIDDSGLFVRKSDSKAPASDKKVMALREQSMSAGYDAIELAVDFLEEHISDFPVYAASDEHIENRSRFINSSREFPQKLPVNPTLFASIKSIISKVEDDYIVTVLGDDLDGQLRTKIRNKSLTELDKELLRMIRKAVGSIAIAEAIPYRLVSFDGTGSYVRSETVGGISGNVENRSPAEIQRMQVTMNKLVTDGESDLERLRLWLNKHTTEYNTYTPSTMAVLNQVNESTDGAVYFL; translated from the coding sequence ATGGCGCTAATTGATAACGATATCGAACTTAAGAAGCATAACAGCAGCATCACAAAGCAGCTTAGTGTGCCGAGCATACAGTCGTTCCTTGCCGATGCGGAAACGAAGTATATTATTCCTGCCGTCGGCCGGGCGCAATTTAACGCGACGGTAGCGGCAAAGCCTACTATCGTAGTTGGCTCGAATGCTGAAACACTGCTTCTGGCTTTGCAGAAAGCTTCGGTCAACTTCGCGATCGCTGAGTATGCCAATTTCGGGGCAGTGAGTATTGATGATTCGGGCTTGTTTGTTCGGAAAAGCGATAGTAAGGCACCTGCATCCGACAAAAAGGTGATGGCTCTACGCGAGCAGTCTATGTCGGCCGGTTACGACGCGATCGAACTGGCTGTCGACTTCCTCGAAGAGCATATCTCGGACTTCCCTGTTTATGCGGCCTCCGATGAGCATATCGAAAACCGCAGCCGGTTTATTAACTCTTCGCGTGAATTCCCGCAGAAACTGCCGGTAAACCCGACGCTGTTCGCCTCGATTAAAAGCATCATCAGCAAAGTGGAGGACGACTATATAGTAACTGTTTTGGGCGATGATCTCGACGGGCAGTTGCGGACAAAGATCAGAAACAAGTCGTTGACCGAGCTTGATAAGGAACTTCTGCGGATGATCCGCAAGGCCGTGGGTTCTATAGCGATCGCTGAAGCAATCCCCTACCGGCTTGTAAGTTTTGACGGTACCGGATCGTATGTGCGATCGGAAACGGTAGGTGGTATTTCGGGTAACGTCGAGAACCGCAGTCCCGCCGAAATACAGCGGATGCAGGTAACGATGAACAAACTCGTTACCGACGGCGAATCCGACCTTGAACGGCTGCGGCTATGGCTGAATAAGCACACCACGGAGTATAATACTTATACGCCGAGTACCATGGCCGTACTGAACCAGGTGAACGAGTCGACCGATGGCGCGGTCTATTTTTTATAA
- a CDS encoding head maturation protease, ClpP-related: MSVTKKPFYSVVHNKAENKGEIFLYGIIGASIWEQGNDSKQFVLEFKILEREFSRIDIHINSPGGSVWDGLPMYNVIRSSSADTHTYCDGIAYSMGFMIFLAGKTSHAAKGSLLMCHNVLGGVYGNAKDLRSAASMMDKHDEILCDLIVSKSGKDKDFVMSNWMNFEDNFFTPTEAKDSGLVDVIEDYDAKEVPKNLKNISRDELVAFFQNYNSEPSQSFLDKVIEGVKDFFNPQNSNTDMGLITTNKFKSLSALAKVAAAAITADQVKAVNDEIEAEGISGVSFVLDADMQETIEAAAKVVGLEASISAKDTEIQNLKNKITAHEATISEQKTKLDAAAENPDTPPKEEGDKTAGEGNKDDKVIKTPQDLEYEKIQALQNMIP, translated from the coding sequence ATGTCAGTAACGAAGAAACCATTTTACTCAGTTGTTCATAATAAGGCCGAAAACAAGGGGGAGATATTCCTTTACGGCATTATCGGAGCCTCGATATGGGAGCAGGGAAATGACTCTAAGCAATTCGTTTTGGAGTTTAAAATCCTCGAACGGGAATTCAGCAGAATCGATATTCATATCAATTCCCCTGGTGGCTCGGTTTGGGATGGCCTCCCTATGTACAACGTGATCAGGTCGTCATCGGCTGACACGCATACCTATTGTGACGGCATCGCTTACTCGATGGGGTTCATGATCTTCCTGGCTGGCAAAACAAGTCATGCTGCAAAGGGATCGCTTCTAATGTGTCATAACGTTCTGGGCGGTGTATACGGCAATGCAAAAGATCTTCGAAGCGCTGCCAGTATGATGGATAAGCACGACGAAATACTTTGCGACCTTATTGTGTCGAAATCAGGAAAGGATAAAGATTTCGTAATGTCCAACTGGATGAACTTCGAGGATAACTTCTTCACTCCTACGGAAGCGAAAGACTCGGGACTGGTCGACGTGATCGAAGATTACGACGCTAAAGAGGTACCTAAAAACCTGAAGAACATCAGTCGCGATGAGTTGGTCGCTTTCTTCCAAAACTACAATTCAGAACCGTCTCAGTCCTTCCTTGACAAAGTAATCGAGGGAGTAAAGGACTTTTTTAACCCGCAAAACTCTAATACCGATATGGGATTAATCACCACAAACAAATTCAAAAGCCTGTCTGCGCTGGCTAAAGTAGCAGCTGCAGCCATTACCGCCGACCAGGTGAAAGCGGTAAATGACGAAATTGAAGCCGAAGGGATTTCAGGCGTTTCCTTTGTGCTGGATGCTGATATGCAGGAAACGATAGAAGCAGCTGCTAAGGTTGTAGGCCTCGAAGCTAGTATCAGCGCTAAGGATACCGAGATTCAGAACCTGAAGAACAAGATCACCGCTCACGAGGCAACCATCTCAGAGCAGAAAACAAAACTGGATGCTGCTGCCGAAAACCCTGATACCCCTCCTAAAGAGGAAGGCGACAAGACTGCTGGTGAAGGAAACAAAGATGATAAGGTTATTAAGACTCCGCAGGACCTCGAATACGAAAAGATTCAGGCACTTCAGAATATGATTCCTTAG
- a CDS encoding RtcB family protein — MSEQISPDLMMMGEHGIIVSALTYDPITQPVSPKPEKTDSGDDIAYWGDNNDDPQEIIKRVKADTELPPLLDWKGRVLQGREVIAVNLVYNEEKKDFDTERINDPEINDFLHHRSFKRYWREAAVDFVWFANVFPDMIKSNGLDKIAYLGVHSADWCRWNKQDKTGTTTKCYVSPSWPDAKPTDENCNTFDVVDPYNPMLLEKVKEKKSLKRFVYPISYPMPGNAYYQMAPWHPFVFSKWYEIKRLIERMKESLLKKILSAKWILTIPVNYWPAAYKDWEKKSPEERLEIKKKKVAEIEKSITGVDNTGKLILTEAGLDQNNKEIQGWKLERISDNIKDGEHLEDSHEASQHGMRALGTDPTLVGDGPGKTGAGGGSGSDKRIAFNIFVAILQPYREVLLEPLYFVAEFNGWTSRFPNLRFKILEVELETLDKGTTSKVTNPVTKSEGNGAN; from the coding sequence ATGAGCGAGCAGATATCACCGGACCTGATGATGATGGGCGAGCATGGCATTATCGTATCGGCCCTCACCTATGATCCTATTACTCAACCTGTGTCTCCGAAGCCTGAGAAAACAGATTCAGGCGACGATATCGCCTACTGGGGCGACAACAACGACGATCCGCAGGAAATTATAAAACGCGTGAAGGCCGACACGGAGCTTCCGCCGCTCCTGGACTGGAAAGGCCGGGTACTGCAAGGCCGCGAGGTAATCGCCGTTAACCTGGTATATAATGAGGAAAAGAAAGATTTCGATACCGAACGGATCAATGATCCTGAAATAAACGACTTCCTGCATCATCGTTCCTTTAAGCGCTATTGGCGGGAGGCGGCGGTTGACTTCGTGTGGTTTGCGAACGTGTTTCCGGACATGATTAAAAGCAATGGGCTTGATAAGATCGCTTATCTCGGGGTACATTCAGCAGACTGGTGCCGATGGAATAAGCAGGACAAAACGGGTACTACAACAAAATGTTATGTATCGCCTAGCTGGCCGGATGCAAAACCAACAGACGAGAATTGTAATACGTTTGATGTGGTTGATCCGTACAACCCGATGCTGCTTGAGAAGGTTAAGGAGAAAAAATCCTTAAAACGTTTCGTCTATCCTATCAGCTACCCTATGCCAGGCAACGCCTATTACCAGATGGCACCGTGGCATCCGTTCGTTTTCTCAAAATGGTATGAGATTAAGCGGCTGATCGAGCGGATGAAGGAGTCGCTCCTGAAGAAAATCCTTTCGGCAAAATGGATTCTTACCATCCCGGTGAACTATTGGCCTGCTGCTTATAAGGATTGGGAGAAAAAAAGCCCGGAAGAGCGCCTCGAAATAAAAAAGAAAAAGGTTGCCGAGATTGAGAAATCCATCACCGGAGTAGATAATACCGGGAAGCTGATCCTTACCGAGGCTGGTTTAGATCAGAATAACAAAGAAATTCAGGGATGGAAGCTTGAACGCATCAGCGACAACATAAAGGACGGCGAGCACCTGGAAGATTCGCACGAAGCCAGTCAGCACGGAATGCGGGCGCTGGGTACCGACCCGACATTGGTAGGCGACGGCCCGGGAAAGACGGGCGCTGGCGGCGGCTCCGGATCTGACAAGCGGATCGCCTTTAATATCTTCGTCGCCATCCTTCAGCCCTACCGCGAAGTGCTGCTCGAACCGCTGTACTTCGTTGCTGAGTTTAACGGATGGACTTCTAGGTTTCCAAACCTTCGCTTTAAAATTCTCGAAGTAGAACTCGAAACACTCGATAAAGGCACTACGAGCAAAGTAACCAACCCTGTAACTAAATCCGAAGGCAATGGCGCTAATTGA
- the dnaG gene encoding DNA primase, which yields MIAQKSIDELSEVIDIVKVAHHINIDLKKRGSGYTACCPFHEENTPSFHINPVKQIFKCFGCGAGGDAIKLVMDKEHLDYPDTVRKLADLFNVTLEEIQANEEDKEIKEKKLSLYDMNRGAAAHYQKQLLFHLNNPDSSHWAVEELVEKRMLSKDSIVEFQLGFAPDNASFLSSKMIAAGLYQMANDLGLCKTKEEQVTDMFVNRIMFPIHNERGQIVGFGGRKQEDGNKMNPKYINSKASMIYRKEEVLYGLYQAKQSIRKENCAIITEGYYDVITLHQAGMTNTVAPCGTAITESHAKKLKRLCSSVILLCDGDEAGWKANLRAIDILTIAGLRVEVCELPEGQDPDTFTRALEVDVWDEQKVGEVAA from the coding sequence ATGATCGCTCAAAAATCAATCGACGAACTTTCGGAGGTGATCGACATTGTGAAAGTCGCTCATCATATTAATATCGACCTTAAGAAACGCGGCTCCGGTTATACGGCCTGCTGCCCTTTTCATGAAGAGAACACGCCCAGCTTTCACATAAATCCTGTGAAGCAGATATTTAAGTGCTTCGGCTGCGGTGCTGGCGGGGATGCGATTAAGCTGGTGATGGATAAGGAACATCTTGACTATCCGGATACTGTACGGAAGCTGGCCGACTTGTTTAATGTGACGCTGGAAGAGATTCAGGCGAACGAAGAGGACAAAGAGATTAAGGAGAAAAAGCTTAGTCTTTACGACATGAACCGAGGCGCTGCGGCACACTACCAGAAGCAGCTGCTCTTTCATCTGAATAATCCAGACTCTTCTCATTGGGCGGTTGAGGAATTGGTGGAGAAACGGATGCTGAGCAAGGATTCTATTGTCGAGTTTCAGCTGGGTTTCGCCCCTGATAATGCGTCTTTTCTTTCCTCGAAGATGATCGCTGCGGGACTGTATCAAATGGCGAACGACTTAGGGTTGTGCAAAACGAAGGAGGAGCAGGTTACAGACATGTTTGTGAACAGGATCATGTTTCCGATACATAACGAGCGCGGGCAGATTGTAGGTTTCGGAGGCCGGAAGCAGGAAGATGGCAATAAGATGAATCCGAAGTACATCAACAGCAAAGCGTCGATGATATACCGGAAGGAGGAGGTTTTGTACGGTCTTTACCAGGCTAAACAGAGCATCCGGAAAGAGAATTGCGCGATCATTACCGAAGGTTACTACGATGTTATTACCCTCCATCAGGCAGGCATGACGAATACCGTTGCGCCCTGCGGTACCGCGATCACCGAAAGTCACGCTAAGAAGCTGAAACGGCTGTGTTCGTCGGTAATCCTCCTGTGCGACGGCGACGAAGCAGGATGGAAAGCAAACCTGCGCGCTATAGATATCCTCACTATTGCCGGACTTCGCGTCGAGGTGTGCGAGCTTCCGGAAGGCCAGGACCCTGATACGTTTACGAGGGCGCTGGAAGTTGATGTTTGGGACGAGCAGAAGGTTGGGGAGGTAGCGGCATGA
- a CDS encoding D-Ala-D-Ala carboxypeptidase family metallohydrolase, which translates to MENISKHISWGEATSSPTAKARGIVNVPDAATISRMKHVALNIFEKVREHFALPIKVTSFFRSAALNIAIGGSKTSQHCLGEAIDMDGDVYGSPSNAQIFEFVRDNLVFDQLIVEGIVNGQIAWVHCSLKATGNRKQITFMYHSKAGKVVPSGTPGAKKVYEPYTESRYKALVYPKRQVA; encoded by the coding sequence ATGGAGAATATTTCAAAACACATCAGCTGGGGGGAAGCGACGAGCAGTCCGACGGCAAAGGCCAGGGGCATTGTAAATGTTCCGGATGCGGCGACGATCAGCCGGATGAAGCACGTGGCGCTCAACATCTTCGAAAAGGTGAGGGAACACTTTGCCCTGCCTATAAAAGTAACGAGCTTCTTCCGGTCGGCTGCACTAAACATTGCTATCGGCGGCTCTAAGACTTCGCAGCATTGCCTGGGCGAAGCGATCGACATGGACGGCGACGTTTACGGGTCACCTTCCAATGCACAAATTTTCGAGTTTGTCCGCGATAACCTGGTATTCGATCAGCTGATCGTCGAAGGAATTGTAAACGGGCAAATAGCCTGGGTGCATTGCTCCTTAAAGGCAACCGGCAACCGAAAGCAGATTACATTTATGTATCATAGCAAAGCGGGTAAAGTTGTGCCTTCAGGAACGCCGGGGGCAAAGAAGGTTTATGAACCTTACACCGAGTCGAGGTACAAGGCCCTCGTTTATCCAAAACGTCAAGTGGCTTAA
- a CDS encoding response regulator transcription factor: MKLIHINHSIPAALVTKAVEFFIDDEEVKCLCMGMVYSFNEFPSWILSIVKKDMRRNKDAVNALVQWGIIDEMEQIRYYIALRYGAFDNAADIDENGFIQAPEYVISGKELLTPLKELLSDRIRLPYGRLTRREMQVLKEIGLGLLDKEICSKLSISQQTLRNHKDKISRKAGIERKTSIGILAYKLNMVDLKSA; encoded by the coding sequence ATGAAGCTCATTCACATAAACCATTCTATTCCTGCTGCCCTGGTAACGAAAGCCGTCGAGTTTTTTATTGACGACGAAGAGGTTAAATGCTTATGCATGGGTATGGTTTATAGTTTTAATGAGTTTCCATCGTGGATCTTGTCTATCGTTAAAAAAGACATGCGTAGAAATAAGGACGCTGTCAATGCACTGGTTCAATGGGGCATAATTGACGAAATGGAACAAATCCGCTATTATATAGCTCTACGCTACGGAGCATTCGATAACGCCGCAGATATCGACGAAAATGGATTTATTCAAGCTCCGGAGTATGTGATTTCAGGCAAAGAACTTCTGACGCCATTAAAGGAACTCCTGTCAGACCGAATCCGTTTGCCTTACGGACGTCTTACCCGACGTGAAATGCAGGTTTTGAAGGAAATAGGCCTCGGATTGCTGGATAAGGAAATATGCAGTAAGCTTTCAATAAGCCAACAAACCCTGCGGAATCATAAGGATAAAATTTCACGTAAGGCAGGCATTGAGCGGAAAACGTCTATTGGCATTCTTGCTTATAAACTGAATATGGTTGACCTAAAAAGCGCATAA